The region AGATCAAGAATGTAATGTGACTACCTCACAAATATTAAGTAACATACCTGTCCTTGGTGTAACCCAATTTCGGTTCGGTATAATTGATGAGATCTTCACGAGTCCATTCGGGATTTTGGTCACCGCATAGCATCACCCGCATTTCATCTGGACTGAAAGCGGCCAGTTTCTCCATCGGGAACACCATCGAGAAACCTCTGTGAAACGCTTCCAACTGCCTGTGCACACCCTTTTCTAGACAGAAGCTCATGGTGAGTTCCGCATATTCTTCGACGTTTTCGATGTTTACTTCAATATCGGCTCCGTTGGAAACTAGTTCAACTGCTGGGAATCCATAAACGCTAGAGCTGGGCGCATATGAGAATGTCAACGCCAAATCCTCCAACAATACGGGTCCACTGGAGTGATTCAAGCAGAGATTTTGGACtagaataataaacatattttaataaactaaaataaaattatacaattacgCTTACTTTGATGAGCTTTTGTTTCAGCTGATAGATTGTGATCTTGCATTATTTTTTGCTTCTGTTTAActaattctttaatttgttttaggaAATTGGCCCGAATGGGATCAATGTCGTATAAATCCTCTTcagttaaaatgttttgatacCAAGGCTTCTTCTCCTCAAGTATGATTTTGGGCGGATCAAATTCCAGCTCCTTCTCACTCTCTTCAGAAATGAGACTAGACGTCATAACATCTTCCTCTGTTATCTTTTTAATTCCTGCGAAGCCGATCCTTTCGTTGACGGTGTTTTGAATTTCGCCGTGACACATGAGTTTCAGGAAACTCTTAGAGAGTGGCAGATCTACTAGCCTGTTATCCTGGAGAATTTTGGCAAGAAACACTCCCAAGAACCAAAAGTATTTAGTAGCCTTGTCGCAAATCTCGGAATTTTGTGGCAACGGTGCTGGAAAAAGTCCAGCTGGCCGTCTTACATAATAGCCGGGCGGTTTCGCTCCTTCGCCCAGATCTATGGACTCCCGCAGGTCAATACTGTCATCTTCGCAAATCCACATGCCCAGATCGCGTCTCTGAATTTCGGCGGCAACCAGGGCGTAAAATTCGAGGGTCGGACCCAGACCGGTCCCTTCTTCGCCGGCAAATTCAACTTCAAGGATTGATTTGCGGCTGGCGTGTATCTTCATCACTTGGATTGCCCATTCTAATAATTCATCTCCTGATTAAAACAAAAGAGAGAGTTAAATATGTCCCTGCATACTGACAAATAATTAGCCTACCTCTTGGAACTTTAACCCTTTCATGCTTCAATCTTCCCACTCGGAATTCGTGTGGATCGTCCCTTCGTGGCGACAACCCCGGTGTTCTTTGCCTTTCCATAGTTACATCCCGTTGGGTTTGCAGCCAGACGATGCTCCGTGATGCACCAAATGCTGTACAATTAAAGTACAACTGTCGCGTCTCGAAGGGGAACAAAAATGGACAGGAGTGGTTCAATTCCTCGCACCACGTGGGCAGACTCGAACTCGACAACACCAACGGATCTTGGATCTGCTGCAACAGCTTGTTGGTGATTTTCTTGCTCGAGAACTGTTCAGGTACTATTTCGGCGACTTCCAAGGCGCTCAGGTCATTTTCTTTCGTTGTAGTGATCACAAATAGATGTCTCAGTAATTGCAACACGTCTTCGACGGTGCAGTTTGATACTGATGGTGTTCCGGGAATCGGAGTGCTGGGAGAAAGGGTAGTACCTGCCACCGAACTGCTTCCACTACGTGAAAACTGTGTGGCGACCGGTGTGGCCCTTCCTTCTTCCGAATCATATGTTCCGTCCTCTTTTACTTCTCTGTAGATGATCATGAATGTCGGTTCCCAGATTCTTCTTAGCTTCTCTTGTTTGGAACTAAATTCTGTCAATTGCATTAGCTCCTGCACAGCCCTAAATATAGTCCAAGAAGGATCTGTTAGTTCAATTTCTACATCCATGATGCCAGCCATGTTGGGACCTTTGAGCACCAATTGTAGTTTAGGTTGGGGAAGAAGTTCATGCTCTATGCTGGAATTACTTTCTTCTTGACCAGGAGCAGGTACTTCCAAATCTGAAATTCGAAGTTTAGAActgtaatgaaatattttattaacacattACCTGTCGTTTGATTAACGTTCGTTCTACCAGGTCGCGGATCAAATGCTGGTATCAACGCCGAAAATTGTCTTTTCAATACATATTCGTCGTCCCAAGACCGACGTTTGCTGGGTCTGGCTTCGAAGCCTTCCTCCTCCATAAACGATAACAAGTTACGTGACACCATAACTTCTTCGTAATCGGCGTCGTCTTCATTTTCATCGTCATCATTGTCATCGTCGTCGCCAATCTCTTCGTCATCGTCCAATTCTGCGAGAAGAGTAGGTGCCCTGCAAGATTCCAAGAAATCTTCGAGGGAAACCTGTTCGCTATCACTGCTGGTCGATGTTAAACTCATGGTAAGTGCTTGGCTAAGACCTGGCACCGTTCCAGCTGTAGTTGGAATATCTGGTTGGCCGCCTTCAaacatagaaatattaaattaatcttttgtataattattttaaatatcattatgGAAGTTTACTTAGGAAATAGAAACTTCCGATAAACGTAAGTACtagttttcttttttcattatattatttatttcctatcCGATCTTGGACGGCTAGACTTGAAATGTTACAATTGAATTTCAGGAGGAAGTTTCTACCTTTTAGAATATGTTATTACTGTACTGaactttaaaacaattcaattaccTGCATTGTTACTGGATGATAAACTGGGATAGCTCTGAGCGGTGCTAAGCAATCCGCTGGGGAAATTGCTAGAGAGCGCCAGACGTACAAGACTGGTGACAGAGTTGGGTCCACGTGGGAACAAGGAACCACTGTTTTGGTTGTTTTGTGCATTCGAACTGGCCACCGACTGATTGTTAATGCCAGTGTTGGCGCTGTTCGTTGTCGACACGGCGCCGAGAGTTCGGCGACGTGCCAATGCTGCAAACGTTTCCAAGAGGCCTGCTGTCGATGTTGCCTCGATTTGACTGTTTGATTCGGTCGACGTAAGATTGGGGACGCTTACACTCATCGGATTTGTAACCATCACCGTGTTATTACTGTTGTTTTTGGCGTTGTTCGTATTCGTCACTGCATCGTCTTTGTCTCTGCTACAACCACCCTTGTCCACGTCTTTTCGACGTACCGGTTTCTCGTCGTCAGTTTCCGAGTTACTGGACACTGAAATTCGCACGCTTGGATGCAACGTACTTGAGAGAGCGTTAATTGCTGATTGGGTATTCTGACGAAAACTTATGTTTAATGCGGACTGTAATAATTCTCCAGATGGTAACAATTCACCAGACAAAAAGTTGTTTGTATTATTCTTCAGCATGTCAGCGGAACCTTCCCGTATTTTATCTAAAGCTTCAACCGCTTCAGCGATACTTTGTACCGCAGCAGCTGCAGCTTGATTGTTCGTCATTTTGGAGCCATTTTTGTTAGAGTGAGATGCTTTATTTGATGCTTTTGAGTTATCGGAACTGATTGATGGTTCTTCTGAGTTTTGTCTGCTGGTACTGTCAGGTCTGTCGGTTTTCGAGTCATTCATGTTTAAACTTTCAACGATTGTGGCCAAATCACTAGAATTATTTATGGCTGACAAGTCATAATGCGGATCTCTTAAAGGATGTACAACAACCGACAATTCAGAGTCGTTACTGGCCGCTTGAGATTCTGACGTCACTGCTACTAACGCTTCGTTCCTTGCGACTGAAAGCACACTTTCCGCAATGGTCTCTGCAGCTTGTTTGGCGGCTAAATTATCGGCCGAAGCTGCTTGTTCCGTAGAGGCTACAGACGTTTTGGCTTCAGTGGCTTCCGGTAAACTTGGTGTGGAACTACTCTTCCTACTAGTCAGTACACTATGTTTTTCCTTGGCATCTTTCGCCTTAAATCCGCAGGCTTTGGATGTGGTAGCTGCATCAAAATCGAAACCAGGAGGCAACTTAAGATCGTATTTACCTTCAGCACCCATGCGATAGGAATTGGAACCACCATGATCCCAAGTCACGTCAATCCATCCATTGTGCAATTCACCTGTGACCGTTCCTTCTCCAGGCGGATTTCCATCTTGATCCCTCCATTTCCAATCAATGCCTCTGACAACCCTAGCACCAACGGTCATATGTTTTAGAAGTTGGGTCTTTAAAAGCCTTCTTTGCTTCCTAAGGTGTGCTTCGGCTTCTTTAGCTGCCTTTCCCAAATCCTCACATACACCGGTGACCTGACCGTAAATTTCAAATCCGGAGAGGCTCAGATAATGAGTTTGTCCAGACGCGTTCTTTCCAGCTTGTTGGATTCTAACATGTCTCCAGCCCTGATATTCAACAGAGGGCACCTCAATGGGCCAGGTGTTCGTAGAGCCTGGATCATTTAAAGACATGTCGTGCGTGTGGGTGTACATTGTTGTCCAAGTAACGCCATCCCTGGACATTTGGAAGTGCCAATTTCTAAGTGCAGACCTGCCATAACCTCGAGCGTGACGTAATGTGTAAGCTGTTGGTATGATGTGCAAACCTAAATCAATACTGAACCATGCCCGTTTATCGTCGTTAGTGTGACAATTTAATGCTGATGAATCTCTTGAAAGTATATCTTCCACTCTACCGTATGGTAAATTCCTACCATCTGAGCTTGTAACTGTTACCAGTCCATATTGTGCCGGATTGACCCATTCCGAACTAGTTTTCCCGTTAGTCCCGATAAAGTAGATGATACCGTTTTCATCAAAGTCGTGCGAATGTTTAAATGTTTGGTATTTTGGATCTCTCATCTTCTTCAGGAACTGGAATGTACTTCTATCGTAGTCGTACCATTGTTTTGCAACCATTTTAAGAAGGTATCTTTCTAGTTGTGCTACTGTCGCTAGTGGTTCCATTTTTAAACCTCTGCCACTACGGTCGATTAATGAGCTTTCACCGGGTGCTTTCTCCAAACGGAACCTTAACCTTCTAGTTAATATCTGAAGACCGTAACCGGAACCTGGGGTGTCGTACAAGTAAACCGGTAGCTTTTCTATACTCTCCAATACTGAGATCAATTTGTGGACTAGAATAGATATCGAATTGTGATCTTCTGTTGATCTGTTCTTAAAGCATTGCTTAAACACTTGCACCCTTTGTTTCTGATACTTGTTCATCTTATTGGACTTTAGACCTTGATCCCAATAACTTGTGGACAATAATGAGAGTAGGGCTTGAACCAAACCGGAACTGTGTAATTCGTAAGCGCTTACGACGCCATCTTCCTGCAAAATTTGCGTGAGATCATCGAGCGCCGTCCGGAGTATTTCCTTCCAGGAGTTGCCGCCTTCGCGGTTGTTTCCGTATGAGCATTGTTTCTGACAGGCCCGTTCAATTTGTGCGACAATATTGCCCAGTTTAGCTACAACTCCTCGCGGCTGAGCTTGTGCAGCTCTGAAATACTGCTCGTAGATCGAATGGGCGAgatattttactttcattttcGTTGCTTCCAATTTCGAACGTAGGCGTTTGCCCTTTTTATTTGTCCATCCAGCTGCAAATTCAGGGCctgaaataaaagaaaattggtCTGGTGAAATACATGACATGTATAGATGAACGattccataaataatttttccagtGTATATAGAAAACCTATTAAGGATAAACttggtaaataaaacaatatattttgataaatttcaagAACTGATTCATAATTCAGGTTAATGAGtgatgatattaaaatttattttgtttattttaaaaaccttttgcataattaatagataaagAAGTAATTTAACAAATGTATGATATGTCAGCAgcaaaattgtatttcagttttgtttaaaatgaaaatatttttatagtaataaataatatcatgatcttttaactttttaccctacaaattttataaataaaacatatttttttgtaaatacaatTACTGATAGGTAGTTTTTACTTAATGAATAGagcttgttttaataaaatgggtAATAAAAAGCTTGTCCTCTTGTTAACCACACTGCGGACACAAAAcatcaaaacaataaatttacctaGACTTGTTTCAGCTATAAACGAATGCTTAGTTCCTCGGTTGGATTCGAATATGAACCCAGGTAGGTCATCTCTTAAGATTGTGGTCTGTTGTTGTCCGTCAGAATTGTGAATGTGAATTTCCGCATCTTTCCTTGATATCAATGACCAATTTCCCACAACGAGTCTCGTAGCTCCCGGTTTCGAAAGAATGGGAATTGAATTGTTGTTGCATTTTACGGCACCTCTAGCTCTTTGtaacttttctaaaaattcaccACGGTTTTCtgcgaataaaaaattatgttagatgtttatatttcttcaataaatagtgttagtgtttaattttttagtaaaatgaaaatgtgtagcttttaaaaattcttcatatttatagaaaaaacgtaaaatgttgtatattttgaatttttaattgatgtggataaacaaaaaatcattttgtgactagtaaaataaatcgacgattatttaataacaatatcttgaaataattgtcaaaaattaaattgcctTTGAGCTAAATTCTACAGCAAGCTTAAATTCACATCTAGACACACAAAAAGATAAGATTGGACTATAAGTGGAAAAGAAGCGATAGTAAAGCCAACTAAATAAATAGTCGCAAATTTAGCGATAGAGAGACAtgtggtttaaaatttagagcaAATCATTCAGACATGTGAAAAAGAAGCAGGAACTTACCTTCTGTGGTGAGCGAATCAGCCGTCCGTCCCTTGCCTATATTGAAGACAAACAAATAACGTCACTTCTGTTATCACACAGcaaatatacaaaacaaaaatgatgGGAAATgaagacaatttttaacagGTGGTTTGTTTACATGGTATaggttttctattattataaatatctcaAACTTTTTGTATCTTATTTCCAttcaactttaataattttgtatttgtaatgcgctcttattttaaaattgtaagtcAAGATATTTTTTTGGCTTTGTCTAATTATTATCTTTCTAggtctatattttttataaaatttgttgtataaCTGTACAAGGAGTCACAAATTTGTTGCCCCTTGCCTTGCCAAAAAAACACCATTTTTGATTTCTGTAtccatttttgaaaaatttacgaATTATAATAAGGCAGAAAGGTCTGAatacactttttatataagctgtttactttcaaaaatatatattctaaaaatttagagataatGGATATATACCACTAAAAGTTAACTGAACTCCTGGGTTATTCTTTTTCTGGTCTAGTAATATCTAATGACAAACAATTTGGGTCACATTTTTCACTTCATCAATGAATTACAACTGTATAAAAAGGAATTTTAAGaagcatataataataacaaatgtgCAATATAATGCAAACAAATATATGAAGTATAAATAATGACAAGGCATCACTAGCAaaacgtatttaattaaaaaattaaatactaatatcataaaatgaaataaatatattaaatatagacaATTAAATGAACGAGCGATACAATTTAGTGAATAGAGAGAGTTAgactattacaatttttttgaggacacatttaattacaataacacAACGAACAGTATTTCTGCCATTAAAAAAGCATAAAAGCTTAGGTAAAATGTAGTGAACGTTGACAATCgaaattttgtttagttcTATTAGTCTTTTAACTCTGTGGTTACtatgaaattaatgattcgAGCAAATAGTAATTACATTCCGTACTCATATTAAAACGTTAGCCATATCGTAGtcataaaaatggaaattgtctaaatattttacataatcgTTTTCACTTCCATTACGAATTACCGTTTATGCAAACTAACGTTTCAGCTAGAGTacggttattaaattaataattaaatatctttattaatttgtatatgggaaaataaaaataaaaagtgtctGTGAaccttaattatataaaaaactgcaTATTGACTAACAAACATCGATGGCATCACATAATATTAGTCGCAAGAAGCGCACTTGTATTAGTGAGCAACTAAAGATGATGTTAcgatattttcttaattacttacttactgtaaatttttgttaatgaacCGTCTATCATGCTGTTATGTTAGCAATTTAATCAAACTAtagtaattttctttaatacttgagatacataaaaagtatttgtGTAATCAATCTTAATATATCATGTTCAAGTGTTAAAGaaacgtaaaaattaaatctcgaataaaagcaataaaataaaagacataGTATAAGACATTGAATCTTTTTGgcttttgaaatatgaaaaatgtaaattgtctatatttatattatgaaaatttaattatttacacacCACAGATATTTAGctgttaatgaaatttataaataaaaagaataaaaatttaaaaccactGTGATTTACTCTTGACATTTCCtttatctgaaatattgttttttaaaacagaTTCAGAaacattctatttttattgaatatagaaCCCATTAACTGTTAAGGTAACATCATATTTCAAAAGTCATTATATCATTCACAAACGCAATCATGCACGATCTTCTATATCAGTCTTATATATCGATTCGAGTGGAGGACACTAAAGAGGGGTAACCAGCAAACATTTCAGCACCATCGCAACACCGAACTGAAAACATTCCACCTACCTGTCGTGTCAGCACCGCCCTCCGGCGATCCACTCGAATACATGGTGGCGAGCTTTCCATCTAGTATGAAACGGAACCAACCGTTCGAACCGTTCGACAGTTCGAGAGCGGCTGCATCCGACCATATATACAGGCAATCGCGTCCACGACACACAGACCAATCGCGCCAATGATACGCCTTGCCCGGCAGTATTTCTTTGGCGTCCTCATGCTGTAACTGTTCGTTGCCATCTACAAACGATAAAGCAATGATGATCGATGTTAAACTGATAATAATGGTGTATGAATAAGTAGCAGTTCAACAACACAAGGCCGCCAACACTCTTTACCACCACCATTAAGTGGTGGCACATCAACATTCACATGAAACAAAATTACCTTCGTTAGTTTCGTTTTCTTCTGCTTCCGGTGGAT is a window of Aethina tumida isolate Nest 87 chromosome 7, icAetTumi1.1, whole genome shotgun sequence DNA encoding:
- the LOC109599207 gene encoding E3 ubiquitin-protein ligase HECTD1 isoform X1; protein product: MADPDPETLLEWLNSGLGDERDMQLIALEQLCMLLLMSDNVDRCFESCPPRTFLPALCRIFLDEQAPENVLEVTARAITYYLDVSAECTRRIVAIDGAVRAICNRLVVAELSSRTSKDLAEQCVKVLELICSREAGAVFDAGGLSAVLPFIRDNGNRVHKDTLHSSMTVVSRLCTKMEPADAQLPTCVQALSTLLQHEDAHVAEGALRCFASVADRFTRRGVDPAPLAQHGLVNELLNRLSNAAGPATASGSQSTPGKASSTNNAAAAAPDSKANAASVSTIISLLSTLCRGSPTITHDLLRSELLDAIEKSLKGDERCALDSMRLVDLLLVLLFEGRRALGKSGGSSSASGQLMPRIRRMDSAAEKSHRQLIDCIRSKDTDALIEAIENGGVEVNFMDDVGQTLLNWASAFGTQEMVEYLCEKGADVNKGQRSSSLHYAACFGRPAIAKVLLRHGANPDLRDEDGKTPLDKARERVDEGHREVAAILQSPGEWMIPVDKDRTRKSESDNEDSIEPRGDPEMAPVYLQRLLPVFCTTFQSTMLSSVRKASLGLIKKMIHYIQPNLLENLCSIEASPNFGTQLVEVIATILDNEEDEDGHSVVLSIIQDLMTKSQEVFLDHFARLGIFTKVQTLAGPPDPPEAEENETNEDGNEQLQHEDAKEILPGKAYHWRDWSVCRGRDCLYIWSDAAALELSNGSNGWFRFILDGKLATMYSSGSPEGGADTTGKGRTADSLTTEENRGEFLEKLQRARGAVKCNNNSIPILSKPGATRLVVGNWSLISRKDAEIHIHNSDGQQQTTILRDDLPGFIFESNRGTKHSFIAETSLGPEFAAGWTNKKGKRLRSKLEATKMKVKYLAHSIYEQYFRAAQAQPRGVVAKLGNIVAQIERACQKQCSYGNNREGGNSWKEILRTALDDLTQILQEDGVVSAYELHSSGLVQALLSLLSTSYWDQGLKSNKMNKYQKQRVQVFKQCFKNRSTEDHNSISILVHKLISVLESIEKLPVYLYDTPGSGYGLQILTRRLRFRLEKAPGESSLIDRSGRGLKMEPLATVAQLERYLLKMVAKQWYDYDRSTFQFLKKMRDPKYQTFKHSHDFDENGIIYFIGTNGKTSSEWVNPAQYGLVTVTSSDGRNLPYGRVEDILSRDSSALNCHTNDDKRAWFSIDLGLHIIPTAYTLRHARGYGRSALRNWHFQMSRDGVTWTTMYTHTHDMSLNDPGSTNTWPIEVPSVEYQGWRHVRIQQAGKNASGQTHYLSLSGFEIYGQVTGVCEDLGKAAKEAEAHLRKQRRLLKTQLLKHMTVGARVVRGIDWKWRDQDGNPPGEGTVTGELHNGWIDVTWDHGGSNSYRMGAEGKYDLKLPPGFDFDAATTSKACGFKAKDAKEKHSVLTSRKSSSTPSLPEATEAKTSVASTEQAASADNLAAKQAAETIAESVLSVARNEALVAVTSESQAASNDSELSVVVHPLRDPHYDLSAINNSSDLATIVESLNMNDSKTDRPDSTSRQNSEEPSISSDNSKASNKASHSNKNGSKMTNNQAAAAAVQSIAEAVEALDKIREGSADMLKNNTNNFLSGELLPSGELLQSALNISFRQNTQSAINALSSTLHPSVRISVSSNSETDDEKPVRRKDVDKGGCSRDKDDAVTNTNNAKNNSNNTVMVTNPMSVSVPNLTSTESNSQIEATSTAGLLETFAALARRRTLGAVSTTNSANTGINNQSVASSNAQNNQNSGSLFPRGPNSVTSLVRLALSSNFPSGLLSTAQSYPSLSSSNNAGGQPDIPTTAGTVPGLSQALTMSLTSTSSDSEQVSLEDFLESCRAPTLLAELDDDEEIGDDDDNDDDENEDDADYEEVMVSRNLLSFMEEEGFEARPSKRRSWDDEYVLKRQFSALIPAFDPRPGRTNVNQTTDLEVPAPGQEESNSSIEHELLPQPKLQLVLKGPNMAGIMDVEIELTDPSWTIFRAVQELMQLTEFSSKQEKLRRIWEPTFMIIYREVKEDGTYDSEEGRATPVATQFSRSGSSSVAGTTLSPSTPIPGTPSVSNCTVEDVLQLLRHLFVITTTKENDLSALEVAEIVPEQFSSKKITNKLLQQIQDPLVLSSSSLPTWCEELNHSCPFLFPFETRQLYFNCTAFGASRSIVWLQTQRDVTMERQRTPGLSPRRDDPHEFRVGRLKHERVKVPRGDELLEWAIQVMKIHASRKSILEVEFAGEEGTGLGPTLEFYALVAAEIQRRDLGMWICEDDSIDLRESIDLGEGAKPPGYYVRRPAGLFPAPLPQNSEICDKATKYFWFLGVFLAKILQDNRLVDLPLSKSFLKLMCHGEIQNTVNERIGFAGIKKITEEDVMTSSLISEESEKELEFDPPKIILEEKKPWYQNILTEEDLYDIDPIRANFLKQIKELVKQKQKIMQDHNLSAETKAHQIQNLCLNHSSGPVLLEDLALTFSYAPSSSVYGFPAVELVSNGADIEVNIENVEEYAELTMSFCLEKGVHRQLEAFHRGFSMVFPMEKLAAFSPDEMRVMLCGDQNPEWTREDLINYTEPKLGYTKDSPGFLRFVNVLVDMNAEERKAFLQFTTGCSSLPPGGLANLYPRLTIVRKVDAGEGSYPSVNTCVHYLKLPDYPTEEILRQRLLAATKEKGFHLN
- the LOC109599207 gene encoding E3 ubiquitin-protein ligase HECTD1 isoform X2, producing the protein MADPDPETLLEWLNSGLGDERDMQLIALEQLCMLLLMSDNVDRCFESCPPRTFLPALCRIFLDEQAPENVLEVTARAITYYLDVSAECTRRIVAIDGAVRAICNRLVVAELSSRTSKDLAEQCVKVLELICSREAGAVFDAGGLSAVLPFIRDNGNRVHKDTLHSSMTVVSRLCTKMEPADAQLPTCVQALSTLLQHEDAHVAEGALRCFASVADRFTRRGVDPAPLAQHGLVNELLNRLSNAAGPATASGSQSTPGKASSTNNAAAAAPDSKANAASVSTIISLLSTLCRGSPTITHDLLRSELLDAIEKSLKGDERCALDSMRLVDLLLVLLFEGRRALGKSGGSSSASGQLMPRIRRMDSAAEKSHRQLIDCIRSKDTDALIEAIENGGVEVNFMDDVGQTLLNWASAFGTQEMVEYLCEKGADVNKGQRSSSLHYAACFGRPAIAKVLLRHGANPDLRDEDGKTPLDKARERVDEGHREVAAILQSPGEWMIPVDKDRTRKSESDNEDSIEPRGDPEMAPVYLQRLLPVFCTTFQSTMLSSVRKASLGLIKKMIHYIQPNLLENLCSIEASPNFGTQLVEVIATILDNEEDEDGHSVVLSIIQDLMTKSQEVFLDHFARLGIFTKVQTLAGPPDPPEAEENETNEDGNEQLQHEDAKEILPGKAYHWRDWSVCRGRDCLYIWSDAAALELSNGSNGWFRFILDGKLATMYSSGSPEGGADTTENRGEFLEKLQRARGAVKCNNNSIPILSKPGATRLVVGNWSLISRKDAEIHIHNSDGQQQTTILRDDLPGFIFESNRGTKHSFIAETSLGPEFAAGWTNKKGKRLRSKLEATKMKVKYLAHSIYEQYFRAAQAQPRGVVAKLGNIVAQIERACQKQCSYGNNREGGNSWKEILRTALDDLTQILQEDGVVSAYELHSSGLVQALLSLLSTSYWDQGLKSNKMNKYQKQRVQVFKQCFKNRSTEDHNSISILVHKLISVLESIEKLPVYLYDTPGSGYGLQILTRRLRFRLEKAPGESSLIDRSGRGLKMEPLATVAQLERYLLKMVAKQWYDYDRSTFQFLKKMRDPKYQTFKHSHDFDENGIIYFIGTNGKTSSEWVNPAQYGLVTVTSSDGRNLPYGRVEDILSRDSSALNCHTNDDKRAWFSIDLGLHIIPTAYTLRHARGYGRSALRNWHFQMSRDGVTWTTMYTHTHDMSLNDPGSTNTWPIEVPSVEYQGWRHVRIQQAGKNASGQTHYLSLSGFEIYGQVTGVCEDLGKAAKEAEAHLRKQRRLLKTQLLKHMTVGARVVRGIDWKWRDQDGNPPGEGTVTGELHNGWIDVTWDHGGSNSYRMGAEGKYDLKLPPGFDFDAATTSKACGFKAKDAKEKHSVLTSRKSSSTPSLPEATEAKTSVASTEQAASADNLAAKQAAETIAESVLSVARNEALVAVTSESQAASNDSELSVVVHPLRDPHYDLSAINNSSDLATIVESLNMNDSKTDRPDSTSRQNSEEPSISSDNSKASNKASHSNKNGSKMTNNQAAAAAVQSIAEAVEALDKIREGSADMLKNNTNNFLSGELLPSGELLQSALNISFRQNTQSAINALSSTLHPSVRISVSSNSETDDEKPVRRKDVDKGGCSRDKDDAVTNTNNAKNNSNNTVMVTNPMSVSVPNLTSTESNSQIEATSTAGLLETFAALARRRTLGAVSTTNSANTGINNQSVASSNAQNNQNSGSLFPRGPNSVTSLVRLALSSNFPSGLLSTAQSYPSLSSSNNAGGQPDIPTTAGTVPGLSQALTMSLTSTSSDSEQVSLEDFLESCRAPTLLAELDDDEEIGDDDDNDDDENEDDADYEEVMVSRNLLSFMEEEGFEARPSKRRSWDDEYVLKRQFSALIPAFDPRPGRTNVNQTTDLEVPAPGQEESNSSIEHELLPQPKLQLVLKGPNMAGIMDVEIELTDPSWTIFRAVQELMQLTEFSSKQEKLRRIWEPTFMIIYREVKEDGTYDSEEGRATPVATQFSRSGSSSVAGTTLSPSTPIPGTPSVSNCTVEDVLQLLRHLFVITTTKENDLSALEVAEIVPEQFSSKKITNKLLQQIQDPLVLSSSSLPTWCEELNHSCPFLFPFETRQLYFNCTAFGASRSIVWLQTQRDVTMERQRTPGLSPRRDDPHEFRVGRLKHERVKVPRGDELLEWAIQVMKIHASRKSILEVEFAGEEGTGLGPTLEFYALVAAEIQRRDLGMWICEDDSIDLRESIDLGEGAKPPGYYVRRPAGLFPAPLPQNSEICDKATKYFWFLGVFLAKILQDNRLVDLPLSKSFLKLMCHGEIQNTVNERIGFAGIKKITEEDVMTSSLISEESEKELEFDPPKIILEEKKPWYQNILTEEDLYDIDPIRANFLKQIKELVKQKQKIMQDHNLSAETKAHQIQNLCLNHSSGPVLLEDLALTFSYAPSSSVYGFPAVELVSNGADIEVNIENVEEYAELTMSFCLEKGVHRQLEAFHRGFSMVFPMEKLAAFSPDEMRVMLCGDQNPEWTREDLINYTEPKLGYTKDSPGFLRFVNVLVDMNAEERKAFLQFTTGCSSLPPGGLANLYPRLTIVRKVDAGEGSYPSVNTCVHYLKLPDYPTEEILRQRLLAATKEKGFHLN